From one Perca fluviatilis chromosome 10, GENO_Pfluv_1.0, whole genome shotgun sequence genomic stretch:
- the LOC120566687 gene encoding uncharacterized protein LOC120566687 yields YMLPLGNIIRKHSINFHCYADDTQLYLSIKPDETSQLAKFQECIKDIKSWMTYNFLMLNPNKTEVIVLGPKHLRTSLSRDIATLDGVALASSTTVRTLGVIFDQDISFNANLKQTSRTAFFHLRNIAKIRNILSQNDAEKLVHAFVTSRLDYCNSLLSGCSNKSLKTLQLIQNAAARVLTRTKKRDHISPVLASLHWLPVESRIEFKVLLLTYKALNGLAPSYLEELLIPYCPTRALRSQNAELLVVPRVSKSRMGARAFSYQAPLLWNQLPIWVRGAETVTSFKNELKTLLFDKAYS; encoded by the coding sequence tatatgcttcctctaggcaatattattagaaaacactcaattaactttcactgttatgcggatgacacccaattatacttgtcaatcaaaccagacgaaaccagtcagctagcaaaatttcaagagtgtattaaggatataaaatcctggatgacctataattttctgatgttaaaccctaacaaaactgaagttattgtgctgggccctaaacacctccgaacttcattatctagagatatagctactctggatggtgttgccctggcctccagcaccactgttagaactttaggagttatctttgatcaggatatatcctttaatgccaatctaaaacaaacctcaagaacagccttttttcatcttcgtaacattgccaaaattaggaatatcctgtctcaaaacgacgctgaaaaactagtccatgcatttgttacttccaggctggactattgtaattccctactgtcaggttgctcaaataagtctcttaagactctccagctgatccagaatgctgcagcgcgtgttctcacaagaactaagaaaagagatcatatttctcctgtattagcttctctgcattggcttcctgttgaatccaggattgagtttaaagtccttctcttgacctacaaagctctaaatggtctagcaccatcatatctagaagagctcctaataccctattgtcctactagagcactgcgctcccagaatgcagagttactggtggtacctagagtctctaaaagtagaatgggagctagagccttcagttatcaggctcctctcctatggaaccagctcccgatctgggttcggggggcagaaactgtcacctcattcaagaatgaacttaaaactctcctatttgataaagcttatagttag